A stretch of DNA from Candidatus Schekmanbacteria bacterium:
GAGATGGATTTTAGAAAAGAAGCAGAACATATTGAAATATTTAGAGAAAATTTTGCTTCAAATCAATCCATAATAATTCCTGAGGTTCATCATGACCTAACTACGAGAAGAGTCTTGGTGCTTACATATTATGATGGTGTAAAGATTGATGACATCGAAGGGCTGAGGGAGATGAATATCGATGTCAAAAAGTTGATAAATGAACTTGTTTATCTCTATTCACATCAGGTCCTCATTGACGGAATTTTTCACGCTGACCCTCACCCTGGAAATATATTGGTAAATAATGAAGGGAAAATCATCCTTCTCGATTTCGGTATGGTTGTGCCGATTGACGAAGAAACAAAAAATAACCTTGTTGCCGCAGCAGTAGCAGGTGCGCGGCGCGACTATGATGGATTAGTTGATGCATTGATAAAACTTCAGATAATAGGTCCAGAGACAAATATTTCTGTAATGAAGGATGCAATAGCTGTAATGACAGATATATTCGACAAAAAGAAGGTTTCAAAAAAAAGGATTCAAGAAATTTCAAATGAAATATTTGCCACCTTTTATCAGTTTCCTCTAAATCTGCCATCAAATCTTGTTTATCTCTTCAAGTCAGCTGTAATGATTGAAGGGATAGGAATGAGATTCGACCCGACATTCAACGGAATTAAAGATGGCACTCCTGTCGTAAGAGACCTTTTTAAAGAATCGATGAAGAAGCCAAGAGAAGACATCCTTGAAAGGATTTTGCAAAAAGGCAAAGACTTTTACAAAATGACTGAAAATCTCGAGCAGGTTTTAAAAAGGGCGGAGAGGGAGTTATTTCGTGTACGACTTCACCCTGTCGATTTGATAAGGGTTGAAGGCTTTATGGGATATATGTTGAGGCGAGTCTTAGTTGGCATCGGTGCAACGACAAATGCTATTGTTGGGGCAATCATTTATGTAAAGAATGGGAATCTCTTGGTTCTTGCACTCTTTCTCGCTTTTTCAGCCTTTCTTTTTGGGCTCACATTCATATTACCTGCACGGAGACTTTTTGACACAAGAGAAAGGCATACAAAGAGATTTGAAAGTGAACTGCAAAGGACTTATCATATAAATAAAGACTGAAAACAATATTGTTTAATCAACTATAAAATGGAGGGAGATATCAATGGTTAGAGAAAAAGTAGAAGAAATGGAAGAAGAAAAGAAAGAAAAAAAAGACCATAGAAAGACTTTGAAAGAATTGGGAGATGCAATGGTTGATGCGTTGATTTCAAAATTGCCGGAAGATGTAGCAACTCATTTGTGCAATTCGAAGAAAGAAATGCTTTTGGCTTTGAGAGGTATGATAGATTCGGAATTAAGACGCTCGGAAGAGAGAATTACAAAGATAAAGGAGAAAAAGAGTAAATAATGTCCCAAAGCAAGGAATTGAGGGATTGTCCTTTTTGCGGAGAAAAGGTTGAAGAAAGAGCCGAAAACTGCCCATTTTGTGGTCGCATCTTTCGGCTTCCCTCTTCACTCGATTCTAATAAGGTCAATGGGAAAAGATTGAGTTATATTGCTCTACCGATTTTCATTTTTATCATTCTGCTAATGGTGGCTTTAACTTTCTTTTTGTTTGGCAATGAAGAGAAAAATATGAAAGTTTCATCTAAGATAGTAAAGAAGCCTGCGGCGGAAAAGATTATAGCTGAAAAAAAGGAAGAAAAGAAGAATCAGGCGCTCTCTGATTCCTCAAAAGACACTAA
This window harbors:
- a CDS encoding zinc ribbon domain-containing protein is translated as MSQSKELRDCPFCGEKVEERAENCPFCGRIFRLPSSLDSNKVNGKRLSYIALPIFIFIILLMVALTFFLFGNEEKNMKVSSKIVKKPAAEKIIAEKKEEKKNQALSDSSKDTKKKSIEAKSIDNEKKSPPPKKLPQQKKPPALKKEKIKERKSPSPPLPLPQEDNSDFYTLG
- a CDS encoding AarF/ABC1/UbiB kinase family protein; its protein translation is MFSRSLQVLISLVPFFFSLLRDRKRYIFFGSPRRISEEIHKKRAISLKNKITRLGTTFIKLTQILSSRADIIPPHYLEELSKLQDQVEPIDSAKIIEVVEEELGRKIDQIFDSFDNNAIAAASLGQVHKARYRGQDVIVKVLKPGVVDIVEMDLRIMFRILNFFDIIYPSHEVDILMTIVSEFSRIIREEMDFRKEAEHIEIFRENFASNQSIIIPEVHHDLTTRRVLVLTYYDGVKIDDIEGLREMNIDVKKLINELVYLYSHQVLIDGIFHADPHPGNILVNNEGKIILLDFGMVVPIDEETKNNLVAAAVAGARRDYDGLVDALIKLQIIGPETNISVMKDAIAVMTDIFDKKKVSKKRIQEISNEIFATFYQFPLNLPSNLVYLFKSAVMIEGIGMRFDPTFNGIKDGTPVVRDLFKESMKKPREDILERILQKGKDFYKMTENLEQVLKRAERELFRVRLHPVDLIRVEGFMGYMLRRVLVGIGATTNAIVGAIIYVKNGNLLVLALFLAFSAFLFGLTFILPARRLFDTRERHTKRFESELQRTYHINKD